A DNA window from Enterobacter cloacae subsp. cloacae ATCC 13047 contains the following coding sequences:
- the lrp gene encoding leucine-responsive transcriptional regulator Lrp — MVDSKKRPGKDLDRIDRNILNELQKDGRISNVELSKRVGLSPTPCLERVRRLERQGFIQGYTALLNPHYLDASLLVFVEITLNRGAPDVFEQFNAAVQKLEEIQECHLVSGDFDYLLKTRVPDMSAYRKLLGETLLRLPGVNDTRTYVVMEEVKQSNRLVIKTR, encoded by the coding sequence ATGGTAGATAGCAAGAAGCGCCCTGGCAAAGATCTCGACCGTATCGATCGTAACATTCTTAATGAATTGCAAAAGGATGGGCGTATTTCCAACGTCGAGCTTTCAAAACGTGTGGGACTTTCCCCGACGCCGTGCCTTGAGCGTGTGCGCCGACTGGAAAGACAGGGTTTTATTCAGGGCTATACGGCTCTGCTGAACCCGCATTATCTGGATGCCTCACTTCTGGTATTTGTTGAGATTACTCTGAATCGTGGTGCACCGGATGTGTTTGAGCAATTTAACGCCGCTGTACAAAAACTTGAAGAAATTCAAGAGTGTCATCTGGTTTCTGGCGATTTCGACTACCTGTTGAAAACCCGCGTACCAGATATGTCCGCCTACCGTAAGCTGCTGGGTGAAACCCTGCTGCGTCTGCCAGGCGTGAACGACACCCGTACCTATGTGGTGATGGAAGAGGTCAAACAGAGCAATCGTCTGGTTATTAAGACGCGCTAA
- the cydD gene encoding heme ABC transporter permease/ATP-binding protein CydD, whose translation MEKTRQQELTRWLKQQSVLSRRWLMISRLLGLISGLLIVAQAWLLARILNHMIMENIPREALLLPFIVLILVFILRAWVVWLRERVGFHAGQHIRYEIRRQVLDRLQEAGPAWIQGKPAGSWATLILEQIDDMHDYYARYLPQMALAVCVPLLIVITIFPVNWVAALILLGTAPLIPLFMAMVGMGAADANRRNFLALGRLSGHFLDRLRGMETLRIFGRGEAETENIRLASQDFRQRTMEVLRLAFLSSGVLEFFTSLSIALVAVYFGFSYLGALDFGHYGTAVTLSAGFLALILAPEFFQPLRDLGTFYHAKAQAVGAADSLKTFLETPLAHPERGEVTLNANEPVTIEARDFSILSPEGKVLAGPLNFTLPAGQRVVLVGTSGSGKSSLINALSGFMAYTGSLRINKTELRDLDPNAWRKQLSWVGQNPQLPAPTLRENVLLARPDAREDELQSVLDRAWVSEFLPLLPHGVDTVVGDQSAGLSVGQAQRVAVARALLNPCQLMLLDEPAASLDAHSEQRVMAALNAASRQQTTLMVTHQLEGIADWDQIWVMENGRIVEQGDYASLVTAQGPFAALLANRQEDI comes from the coding sequence ATGGAAAAAACCCGTCAACAAGAGTTAACACGCTGGCTAAAACAGCAGAGCGTTCTTTCCCGCCGCTGGCTCATGATTTCCCGTCTTCTGGGACTGATCAGTGGTCTGTTGATTGTTGCCCAGGCATGGCTGCTGGCCCGCATTCTCAATCATATGATCATGGAGAACATTCCGCGTGAAGCGCTTCTGCTGCCCTTCATCGTCCTGATCCTGGTTTTCATTCTGCGCGCCTGGGTTGTCTGGCTGCGCGAACGCGTTGGTTTTCACGCGGGGCAGCATATTCGCTACGAAATTCGCCGACAGGTGCTTGATCGTCTTCAGGAAGCCGGGCCCGCATGGATCCAGGGAAAACCAGCCGGAAGCTGGGCAACGTTAATCCTTGAACAGATTGACGATATGCACGACTACTACGCCCGCTACCTTCCGCAGATGGCGCTGGCCGTCTGCGTCCCGCTGCTGATTGTGATAACCATTTTCCCTGTCAACTGGGTAGCTGCGCTGATCCTGCTGGGTACCGCCCCGCTGATCCCCCTGTTTATGGCGATGGTGGGGATGGGAGCGGCCGATGCGAACCGCCGTAACTTCCTTGCGTTGGGTCGACTGAGCGGCCATTTCCTTGACCGTCTGCGCGGCATGGAGACGTTACGCATTTTTGGCCGGGGTGAAGCCGAAACGGAAAACATTCGCCTGGCGTCGCAGGATTTCCGTCAGCGCACGATGGAAGTGTTACGTCTGGCGTTTCTGTCGTCTGGCGTACTGGAATTCTTTACCTCGCTCTCTATCGCCCTCGTGGCGGTCTATTTTGGTTTCTCGTATCTCGGCGCGCTGGATTTTGGTCATTACGGCACGGCGGTAACGCTGTCGGCCGGTTTCCTGGCGCTTATTCTGGCTCCGGAATTTTTCCAGCCGCTTCGCGATCTTGGCACCTTCTACCATGCCAAAGCGCAGGCCGTTGGCGCGGCTGACAGCCTGAAAACGTTCCTGGAGACGCCGCTGGCGCATCCGGAGCGGGGAGAGGTAACGCTGAACGCCAATGAACCCGTGACCATTGAAGCACGTGATTTCTCTATCCTGTCACCGGAAGGGAAAGTGCTGGCTGGCCCACTGAACTTTACCTTACCCGCCGGGCAACGGGTGGTGCTGGTAGGGACCAGTGGTTCAGGGAAAAGCTCGCTGATTAATGCGTTATCCGGTTTTATGGCTTATACCGGCTCACTGCGCATCAACAAAACCGAACTGCGCGATCTCGATCCGAACGCCTGGCGAAAACAGCTCAGTTGGGTGGGGCAAAACCCGCAGCTGCCAGCCCCGACGCTGCGGGAAAACGTCCTGCTGGCTCGCCCGGATGCACGTGAAGACGAGTTGCAATCTGTTCTCGACCGCGCCTGGGTCAGCGAGTTTCTGCCGCTGCTTCCGCATGGCGTCGATACCGTTGTCGGCGATCAGTCTGCCGGGTTATCCGTGGGCCAGGCGCAACGCGTGGCGGTCGCCCGCGCGTTGCTTAATCCATGCCAGTTAATGCTGCTGGACGAGCCGGCGGCCAGCCTGGATGCGCACAGTGAACAGCGCGTGATGGCGGCCCTGAACGCCGCCTCGCGGCAGCAAACCACCCTGATGGTCACTCATCAGCTGGAAGGCATTGCCGACTGGGACCAGATCTGGGTCATGGAAAACGGTCGTATTGTTGAGCAAGGCGATTACGCCTCTCTCGTTACCGCGCAGGGCCCCTTCGCTGCCCTGCTGGCGAATCGTCAGGAGGACATCTGA
- the trxB gene encoding thioredoxin-disulfide reductase produces the protein MGTAKHSKLLILGSGPAGYTAAVYAARANLQPVLITGMEKGGQLTTTTEVENWPGDPNDLTGPLLMERMHEHAAKFETEILFDHINKVDLQNRPFRLTGDSGEYTCDALIIATGASARYLGLPSEEAFKGRGVSACATCDGFFYRNQKVAVIGGGNTAVEEALYLANIASEVHLIHRRDTFRAEKILIKRLMDKVASGNIVLHTNRTLEEVTGDQMGVAGLRIRDTQNTDNVETLEVAGLFVAIGHSPNTAIFEGQLELENGYIKVQSGIHGNATQTSIPGVFAAGDVMDHIYRQAITSAGTGCMAALDAERYLDGLAEQGK, from the coding sequence ATGGGCACGGCCAAACACAGTAAGCTGCTAATTCTTGGTTCTGGACCTGCGGGATATACCGCGGCGGTCTATGCTGCACGCGCTAACCTGCAACCGGTTTTGATTACCGGTATGGAAAAAGGCGGTCAGCTGACCACCACCACTGAAGTGGAAAACTGGCCAGGCGACCCTAACGACCTGACCGGGCCGCTGCTGATGGAGCGTATGCACGAGCATGCGGCTAAATTCGAAACCGAAATTCTGTTCGACCATATTAACAAGGTCGATTTGCAGAACCGTCCGTTCCGCCTGACGGGCGACAGCGGCGAGTACACCTGCGATGCGCTGATCATCGCAACGGGCGCTTCTGCCCGCTACCTCGGCCTGCCGTCAGAAGAGGCGTTCAAAGGTCGCGGTGTTTCTGCCTGCGCAACCTGCGATGGTTTCTTCTATCGCAACCAGAAAGTCGCGGTCATCGGTGGCGGTAACACTGCCGTAGAAGAGGCGCTCTATCTGGCGAACATCGCTTCTGAAGTGCACCTTATCCACCGTCGCGACACCTTCCGCGCCGAGAAGATCCTGATCAAACGTCTGATGGATAAAGTGGCGAGCGGCAACATTGTGCTGCACACCAACCGTACGCTGGAAGAAGTGACGGGCGATCAGATGGGCGTTGCCGGTCTGCGTATTCGTGATACCCAGAACACCGATAACGTCGAAACGCTGGAAGTGGCGGGCCTGTTTGTGGCTATCGGTCACAGCCCGAACACGGCGATCTTCGAGGGGCAACTGGAGCTGGAAAACGGCTACATCAAAGTGCAGTCCGGTATTCACGGCAACGCGACCCAGACCAGTATCCCGGGTGTGTTCGCTGCTGGTGACGTCATGGACCACATTTACCGTCAGGCGATCACCTCCGCAGGCACCGGTTGCATGGCCGCGCTGGACGCTGAACGCTACCTTGATGGGCTGGCTGAACAAGGTAAATAA